The Chitinophaga pinensis DSM 2588 region GCTACCCATGCAAGCAAAGGAAAGAAAAAAACTACTCGCTGAATTTCTCCCGGGACTAGTTACCCTGATCGTTATCTATATACTGGTTACCATACTAAGAGAAGTGAGGGATAGCTTCATGGCAGATATGTGGCGGGTGTCGGGAGTAGCCTACAATGCGGCTACCTTCACACAGACGGAAACGATTATTTCACTGGTTATTCTTATTATGATCGCATCCATGATTTTCCTGCAACATAACTATCATGCATTTCTATTGACACAGGTTATTATGCTGTTAGGATTTATCTTATCCCTGACCGCGACCATCATCTATCTGCAACACAGTCTTTCTCTCTATATGTGGATGATATTGGTAGGACTGGGATTATTCATGGTATATATTCCTTTCAACAGTATTCTGTTTGATCGCTTTATTGCGACGTTTCGGTTTTCGGGAAATGTAGGTTTCCTGATCTACCTCGCAGATTCATTCGGATACCTCGGCAGCGTAGGGGTGTTACTGACCAAATCAATATTCCGTATACAGACAGACTGGCTGCAATTCTATACACATTTGGTATTAATTGCAGGCGGTATAGGTATTGTCGGAACAACTATCAGTATTATCTACTTCATCCGAAAATATAAACAACGATCATTGTAATAACTCAGACCATTGAAGCGGCGCAGGTAAAGACTGATCACTGAACTCAATATGGATCACCCTGCGTCTGTGATGGTTAGTCGTTCTGCTGGATGCATGTAGCAATAAA contains the following coding sequences:
- a CDS encoding DUF5690 family protein, whose translation is MHQPVSTRLSSRQLGIALISAFVAFAAYTCIFAFRKAFNVAPYNGYSVWGIDYKIVLVITQVAGYMSSKFYGIRFISEMKRVGRGRLILILVGVSWLSWLLFALVPPPYNAWCLFLNGFPLGMLWGVVFSFVEGRKTTDLISAALAVSFIFASGLAKSTAQWVMQSLHVSEYWMPFTVGAIFFLPLIVFIFLLEKIPAPDAEDEAMRMHRLPMQAKERKKLLAEFLPGLVTLIVIYILVTILREVRDSFMADMWRVSGVAYNAATFTQTETIISLVILIMIASMIFLQHNYHAFLLTQVIMLLGFILSLTATIIYLQHSLSLYMWMILVGLGLFMVYIPFNSILFDRFIATFRFSGNVGFLIYLADSFGYLGSVGVLLTKSIFRIQTDWLQFYTHLVLIAGGIGIVGTTISIIYFIRKYKQRSL